Proteins found in one Thunnus maccoyii chromosome 5, fThuMac1.1, whole genome shotgun sequence genomic segment:
- the LOC121897484 gene encoding receptor-interacting serine/threonine-protein kinase 3-like, whose amino-acid sequence MALSSKTELSADDFLDGRVSIGSGGFGHVYKARLKNEGFDVAIKILHDDVSAEKALYGEASLMKAVSSEFVVRVYGFYKEEKPMQKGIVMEFMTRGSIQSLQKDLSGPPPWPLALRLAHQVALAINFLHLKGLMHQDLKPSNVLLTDDLNAKLADFGLSRVSTSALNRKEGMTGEIGGSYKYMPPEAFKLSYAPVRSFDIYSYGILLWSIVTGKEPYPKKDSSLVALRVPKGDRPLLTEIDRIDQKADGLKELVDLMKSCWHGDPTQRPYAKKCLKVTEDVFSRHGKKGINDAVHKVKTTLDSPTNNQHSNTSVAFSSPPQPPEQSESNDEVDHARFTNTGRSFKQDSVSVSTGEMNNTDKEKFVDNNRAMLIQNVSEVLAIAEELGDMVHGETYSLIIAKETNQDRMRVLYQRTLRSGGEVVKAAFYDALKKHHPKLVERLGGV is encoded by the exons ATGGCACTGAGCAGCAAGACTGAGCTGAGTGCAGATGACTTCTTGGACGGACGGGTATCCATTGGCTCTGGGGGATTTGGTCACGTCTACAAGGCCAGGCTCAAGAACGAGGGTTTTGATGTGGCCATTAAGATACTTCATGATGATGTGAG CGCCGAGAAAGCACTTTATGGAGAGGCTTCTCTTATGAAGGCGGTCTCCTCTGAGTTTGTGGTGAGGGTTTATGGATTTTATAAGGAAGAAAAGCCCATGCAAAAGGGAATAGTCATGGAATTCATGACAAGAGGCTCCATTCAGTCCCTGCAGAAGGACCTGTCTGGCCCTCCACCGTGGCCTCTGGCCTTGCGCTTGGCCCATCAGGTGGCTCTAGCCATaaactttcttcatttaaaggGCCTTATGCACCAGGACCTAAAGCCAAGTAATGTACTGCTGACTGACGACCTCAATGCCAAG cTGGCAGACTTTGGTCTGTCCAGGGTTTCTACCAGTGCATTGAACAGAAAGGAAGGAATGACAGGAGAAATCGGAGGCTCTTACAAGTACATGCCTCCCGAGGCTTTCAAATTATCATACGCACCTGTTCGTTCTTTTGACATATACAG CTATGGTATCCTTCTCTGGTCTATTGTTACTGGTAAAGAGCCCTATCCAA AGAAGGATTCCAGTCTTGTGGCACTGCGGGTCCCCAAAGGGGACAGACCTCTCTTGACGGAAATTGACCGGATTGACCAGAAGGCAGATGGGTTAAAAGAGCTGGTTGACCTCATGAAGAGTTGCTGGCATGGGGATCCCACTCAGAGGCCATACGCTAAGA AGTGCTTGAAAGTCACTGAGGATGTGTTCTCAAGGCATGGAAAGAAGGGAATTAATGATGCGGTCCATAAAGTCAAGACAACACTG GATTCACCAACTAATAATCAACATTCAAACACATCTGTTGCCTTCAGCTCTCCTCCTCAGCCACCAG AACAGTCAGAGTCAAATGATGAGGTAGATCATGCCAGATTTACAAATACTGGAAGGTCTTTTAAACAG gattctgtctctgtttctacTGGGGAAATGAATAATACGGATAAAG aaaagttcGTTGACAACAACAGGGCAATGTTAATCCAAAACGTTTCTGAGGTATTGGCAATAGCAGAGGAGCTTGGAGACATGGTCCATGGTGAAACCTACTCACTGATTATAGCTAAGGAGACGAACCAGGACAGAATGAGAGTGTTGTATCAAAGGACACTTCGGTCAGGAGGGGAAGTGGTCAAAGCAGCCTTCTACGACGCCCTCAAAAAACATCATCCCAAACTAGTGGAGAGGCTAGGAG GTGTCTAA
- the LOC121896709 gene encoding ankyrin repeat and protein kinase domain-containing protein 1-like isoform X2 yields MWPLSYFMMITKKVLYEEASLMNEASSEFVVRVYGFYKEEKPMQKGIVMEFMTRGSIQSLQEDLSGPPPWPLALRLAHQVALAINFLHLKGLMHQDLKPSNVLLTDDLNAKLADFGLSRVSTSALNRKEGMTGEIGGSYKYMPPEAFELSYAPVRSFDIYSYGILLWSIVTGKEPYPMADFSLVALRIPIGDRPLLTKIDRIDQKADGLKELVDLMKSCWHGDPTQRPNAEKCWKVTEDVFSRHGKKGISDAVHKVKTTLDSPTNNQHSNTSVAFSSPPQPPEQSESNDEVDHARFTNTGRSFKQDSVSVSTGEMNNTDKEKFVDKKRAVLIQNVSEVLAIAEELGDMVHGETYSLIIAKETNQDRMRVLYLRTLRSGGEEVKAAFYDALKKHHPKLVERLEGV; encoded by the exons ATGTGGCCATTAAGCTACTTCATGATGAT CACCAAGAAAGTACTGTATGAAGAGGCTTCTCTTATGAATGAGGCCTCCTCTGAGTTTGTGGTGAGGGTTTATGGATTTTATAAGGAAGAAAAGCCCATGCAAAAGGGAATAGTCATGGAATTCATGACAAGAGGCTCCATTCAGTCCCTGCAGGAGGACCTGTCTGGCCCTCCACCGTGGCCTCTGGCCTTGCGCTTGGCCCATCAGGTGGCTCTAGCCATAAACTTTCTCCATTTAAAGGGCCTTATGCACCAGGACCTAAAGCCAAGTAATGTACTGCTGACTGACGACCTCAATGCCAAG cTGGCAGACTTTGGTCTGTCCAGGGTTTCTACCAGTGCATTGAACAGAAAGGAAGGAATGACAGGAGAAATCGGAGGCTCTTACAAGTACATGCCTCCCGAGGCTTTCGAATTATCATACGCACCTGTTCGTTCTTTTGACATATACAG CTATGGTATCCTTCTCTGGTCTATTGTTACTGGTAAAGAGCCCTATCCAA TGGCGGATTTCAGTCTTGTGGCACTGCGGATCCCCATAGGAGACAGACCTCTCTTGACGAAAATTGACCGGATTGACCAGAAGGCAGATGGGTTAAAAGAGCTGGTTGACCTCATGAAGAGTTGCTGGCATGGGGATCCCACTCAGAGGCCTAACGCAGAGA AGTGCTGGAAAGTCACTGAGGATGTGTTCTCAAGGCATGGAAAGAAGGGAATTAGTGATGCGGTCCATAAAGTCAAGACAACACTG GATTCACCAACTAATAATCAACATTCAAACACATCTGTTGCCTTCAGCTCTCCTCCTCAGCCACCAG AACAGTCAGAGTCAAATGATGAGGTAGATCATGCCAGATTTACAAATACTGGAAGGTCTTTTAAACAG gattctgtctctgtttctacTGGGGAAATGAATAATACGGATAAAG aaaagttcGTAGACAAGAAAAGGGCAGTGTTAATCCAAAACGTTTCTGAGGTATTGGCAATAGCAGAGGAGCTTGGAGACATGGTCCATGGTGAAACCTACTCACTGATTATAGCTAAGGAGACGAACCAGGACAGAATGAGAGTGCTGTACCTAAGGACACTTCGGTCAGGAGGGGAAGAGGTCAAAGCAGCCTTCTACGACGCCCTCAAAAAACATCATCCCAAACTAGTGGAGAGGCTAGAAG GTGTCTAA
- the LOC121896709 gene encoding receptor-interacting serine/threonine-protein kinase 3-like isoform X1 — protein MALSSKTELSADDFLDGRVSIGSGGFGHVYKARHKNWGFDVAIKLLHDDVSTKKVLYEEASLMNEASSEFVVRVYGFYKEEKPMQKGIVMEFMTRGSIQSLQEDLSGPPPWPLALRLAHQVALAINFLHLKGLMHQDLKPSNVLLTDDLNAKLADFGLSRVSTSALNRKEGMTGEIGGSYKYMPPEAFELSYAPVRSFDIYSYGILLWSIVTGKEPYPMADFSLVALRIPIGDRPLLTKIDRIDQKADGLKELVDLMKSCWHGDPTQRPNAEKCWKVTEDVFSRHGKKGISDAVHKVKTTLDSPTNNQHSNTSVAFSSPPQPPEQSESNDEVDHARFTNTGRSFKQDSVSVSTGEMNNTDKEKFVDKKRAVLIQNVSEVLAIAEELGDMVHGETYSLIIAKETNQDRMRVLYLRTLRSGGEEVKAAFYDALKKHHPKLVERLEGV, from the exons ATGGCACTGAGCAGCAAGACTGAGCTGAGTGCAGATGACTTCTTGGACGGACGGGTATCCATTGGCTCTGGGGGATTTGGTCACGTCTACAAGGCCAGGCACAAGAACTGGGGTTTTGATGTGGCCATTAAGCTACTTCATGATGATGTGAG CACCAAGAAAGTACTGTATGAAGAGGCTTCTCTTATGAATGAGGCCTCCTCTGAGTTTGTGGTGAGGGTTTATGGATTTTATAAGGAAGAAAAGCCCATGCAAAAGGGAATAGTCATGGAATTCATGACAAGAGGCTCCATTCAGTCCCTGCAGGAGGACCTGTCTGGCCCTCCACCGTGGCCTCTGGCCTTGCGCTTGGCCCATCAGGTGGCTCTAGCCATAAACTTTCTCCATTTAAAGGGCCTTATGCACCAGGACCTAAAGCCAAGTAATGTACTGCTGACTGACGACCTCAATGCCAAG cTGGCAGACTTTGGTCTGTCCAGGGTTTCTACCAGTGCATTGAACAGAAAGGAAGGAATGACAGGAGAAATCGGAGGCTCTTACAAGTACATGCCTCCCGAGGCTTTCGAATTATCATACGCACCTGTTCGTTCTTTTGACATATACAG CTATGGTATCCTTCTCTGGTCTATTGTTACTGGTAAAGAGCCCTATCCAA TGGCGGATTTCAGTCTTGTGGCACTGCGGATCCCCATAGGAGACAGACCTCTCTTGACGAAAATTGACCGGATTGACCAGAAGGCAGATGGGTTAAAAGAGCTGGTTGACCTCATGAAGAGTTGCTGGCATGGGGATCCCACTCAGAGGCCTAACGCAGAGA AGTGCTGGAAAGTCACTGAGGATGTGTTCTCAAGGCATGGAAAGAAGGGAATTAGTGATGCGGTCCATAAAGTCAAGACAACACTG GATTCACCAACTAATAATCAACATTCAAACACATCTGTTGCCTTCAGCTCTCCTCCTCAGCCACCAG AACAGTCAGAGTCAAATGATGAGGTAGATCATGCCAGATTTACAAATACTGGAAGGTCTTTTAAACAG gattctgtctctgtttctacTGGGGAAATGAATAATACGGATAAAG aaaagttcGTAGACAAGAAAAGGGCAGTGTTAATCCAAAACGTTTCTGAGGTATTGGCAATAGCAGAGGAGCTTGGAGACATGGTCCATGGTGAAACCTACTCACTGATTATAGCTAAGGAGACGAACCAGGACAGAATGAGAGTGCTGTACCTAAGGACACTTCGGTCAGGAGGGGAAGAGGTCAAAGCAGCCTTCTACGACGCCCTCAAAAAACATCATCCCAAACTAGTGGAGAGGCTAGAAG GTGTCTAA